DNA sequence from the Ruminococcus albus 7 = DSM 20455 genome:
ACGGTTTTGAATGGAAAGAGGATTCCATTACCTGGTATGTTGACGGCGCGGCTGTGTATACTGCGAACGAAAACCTGCCTGTTACACCCGGTAAGATCATGATGAATGCCTGGAACGGCAAGGGTGTTGACGGCTGGCTCGGCAAATACGACGGCACAACACCTCTAACTGCTGAATATAAGTTTGCAAGATTCACAGCAGCTGAATAAGCCTTCTTCCGTTACTTCCTATAAAGGGGTAACGATACCCAACCATATCCATATATCCGTCGGGCGTTACCCTCGCCTGACAAAGTCAAGACCCTTTAATGAGGGTCTTTTCTTTTTGTACAAGGATCTTTAGAAATCATAATGCAAAAATACAGGACGTTCCTGCCTGGAGGCGGAAACGTCCTGTTTGTTATTATTCTTTTCCTTCCCAGCTCATCCTGAAATAATTCTCACGGAACTGTTTTGGGGTAAGACCCGTGTGCTTGCGGAAGCAGGCGATGAAATGGCTGTGGGAGCTGAAATTCAGGAAATTGCCGATGTCAAGCGGAGCATACTCTGAAAATTTCAGCATATTCTCAGCAGCCTGTATGCGCCTTGACATTATGAACTCCGATATAGTCACACCTACCTCCTGCTTGAAAAGCTTGGATAGATACTGTGGAGTCAGACCCAGCTTGTCGGCTATCTCCTGTACACGTATGCCATTGTAGATGTTGTCATAGATTATGTCAAGACACATAAGTACGTGCTTTGAGTAAGCGTTGCCCGAATTGATCTTCTGCATACGCTTTGCATACTCTATAAATACCTCACGGTGGATATCCTCAAGCTGTTCAACAGAGGTAGCAACATCCAGTCGATTAATGAAAATATCACTTATAGTATAGCTTGTTTCGGTAGGCAGACCCTTCTCTATGCAGAACCTGGCTATAAGCGCGATTGTGATGGTCAGATGATACTTGACATTTCTCACAGGATCATCGCTGAGTTTACCGTAGCCCTCAACAGCCAGCGGAGTGTAAAGATCTTTTACCCGCTCAATATTGCCTGCTGCAACTGCTGAATAAAACTCAAGTTCTTTTTCATACGGCGAATGAGTTTCGCCGGTCTCACGCTGTATAAATTCGCGTTGTGAAAGTTCTTTGTTGATGCCCACGAACAGCACCTCCTTCACAGAAGTCTGTTTTATAGTATCATACCACATTTTTGTCTCCTTGTCAAAGTGAAGTCAGTTGTTAGCTGACTTTATACGGCCTGTTTTTTTGTTATATTACACAAAATAAAGGTGTAAAAATGCTTGATAAATAAAAATATACTGTGCAATATGACGAAAAATTATTGAATTCAGATCCGCTTAACCAAAACGGCAGGCCATTGTTCAGCCTGCCGTCTTGAAAAACCGGAATATAAAAATGAAGGATATTAAAGCAAGATCATATTATTCCTCAGTCTTTTCCTGAGCCTCTTTTATCAGATAGTCGAGAGCCTTTTCGTTCTCTGCTACAGTAGAGGTCCAGGTATGGGACTCGGCAGGGTTCATAGAATTCTTGATTATATTATCAGTCAGATTTGACAGATCACTGGAAACGCCCTGTGCAAACTCAAATACAGGATGCTCAGCTGCTTTTGCATAGATCTCATCGCGCATCTGGAGCATTTCATCTGTCCAGCCGTAATCTTTCTTATATTGATCAAGTGTGATCTGGTGAGCTTCTTCGTCTATTTCTGCATATCTTGTGCAGTCGAGCCAAGCAGCAACACCCTCAGGATTCTTAGCACCCTTGGCGATGCAGAATCCGTGGATCCTTGAAGGAACGTACATATTGTCTGAATCCTTAGCACAAGGAACAGGAACGAACATTACTTCACCTGCAGCAAGATCACCGTAAGGAGCTGTTACGCTGGGAGCATCTTCGATAGCCCACAGACCTATGGGATAGAACAGTGTATCGCCTGATGCTATACCTGTACCGAATACGTCGCCTCTTACCTTCCACTCATGCAGATGTTTGGGGTATACAACGTTGTTCTTCTGGAGCTCATACATCATGTTCTGTGCTTTGGCGAGCTCAGGAGTATTTATGTTGTTTACGATGTTGCCATTCTCCATACCTACAAGAGGTTTACCGGAGGATTCAGTGAGTGCATTCTCGTAATACCAGCCGTCCATAGCCCATTTATCAGCTTCGGCGTCTGTAAAGTCTACGCACATCTCGGAAAGCTTGTCCCAGTTCCATTCGCCCTTGTAGTAAAGTTCGGCGGGATCCTCATAACCGTTGTCTTCCATAACAGTTTTATTGTATATCCAGATATAACTTGGATCAACACGGGAAACGGCTACATAGTGTTTTCCCTTGTACATAAACTGATCGTTAGCATTCTTCATCTGGCTCCACAGCGGATCATCGAAATTGATATAATCATCAATAGGCTCGATCATGTTCTTTATGGCGCCCTTGGGGAATACGTCCATATCGTCAGCACCGATGAAATCGGGTGAATTGCCTGCCATGATAGAATTTGCGAGATCGTCGAACTTAGTTTCCCATGTTGTCTGTCTGTAATTTATCTTGCCGTTATACTTGGTCTGGAACAGAGCAAGGTCAACACCGATGTCCTTATCTGCTGAAGCAGTCGGGTTGATATCATAGAATGAGAACCATACGATCTCATTGTTTTCCAGTTCTCTGACATTTTCCATGCTGTCAGCAAGTCTTGAAACAACATCCTGCTGATCTTCTTCCAGCTTTTTTTCAGGCATCGAAGATGCGTTGTTGCCGTTTTTGTCTGAATCGCCGTTATTGCCTGAGCCGCACGCTGTTACGCCTATAGTGAGAGCCAGTGCAAGCAGTGCTGCTGCTGTGAGTTTTAATTTTCTCATGAATATCCCTCCTGATTACCCTATAGTTACGATATTATCAGTGCTTCTTCTTTGCAACTATCGCACCTGCAGCCGCAACAGACATCATACCAAGTACTGCACCTGTTGCCGATCCTGTGTTGGTGTTTGAGTTATTTAATGTATTGGAAACTGCTGAAGATGCAGATGAGGTACTGTCAGTATTGCTTGACTTTGATTCAGCTTTGCTTTCCTTCTTGGAGTCTTCCTTGCTTTCGACCTTTTTGTTATCACCTGCAGCATCAGGTGCGCCGAAATCTATTGTAAAATACAGTGTACCGCCGTTGAAAGCACCTTCCTCATCCCAGCCTGCAACTTCGGGGTTTGCGGTCAGCAGCACTTCCTGAGTATCCTTATCGACTTTGTCAGTAGGACGGATGTGGAATCTTATATCGCCCTCGGCATCACGCGGCATCTCTGTGATATTCATCATATCGTTGAATACTGTTTCAGTGCCGTCCTCAGCAACGAATTTAGCCTCAGTAACGCTCAGCTCGATTGGATAAGTGGAATCGTTTTCGAGACCTGCAGCTTTTATTGCCTTGTCGAGATTGCATATCATAACGCCCATTTCACCAAGTGAGCCTTTGTTGGATATGGTCTTGTCTGCCAGAATGGGGCTGATCTTGTATTCAACGGATATCTTGCCCTCAGCATCGATCCCGAACCATTCGCTCTGGTTCCAGGACCACTTACCGTCGTTGTTCATGAAGAATCCCATAGCACCTACGCCGTACCACAGATCGTTCTTTGCTGCATCAGTATCACTGGGAGCACAGATATCAGAGAGCTTTGTTGCGGATACTGTAATAGTCATAGCTGCTGCGATAAATGCTGCGGAAAAACCCGCAAAAATTCTTTTAGCTTTCATGTTCTATTCCTCCGTTATTATTTCATACAGGACGTTCCTCGTCCCTTTCCTGACAATGATTATATCTCAAAAATTGATTTTTTTATATAAAAAACGTAACTTAAATATTCAAATAATAATATAACCTTTGTTCATGCTCTCTAAATTTCAGTTTTCAATACCCTCTTAATATGGCAAAGTGTACTTAAGCTCAACTTATCTAATTAAAAATTTCTCTCTATAAAGATGTTATTTTTTCTTCTTTGCACGGAATACACCGAATGCTGCGCCGAGCAAAGCAGCGCCTGCTATACCGACTGAAACGGCAGTGGTCTTTCTTTTGCTGCTGTTTTTCTTTTTGCCCTCAGTTTCTGAGGATTTCTGTTCTTTGGCATCTGCGGCATTATTTTTTGGTATGCTTTCCTTATCCTTGGCTATCACCAGCAGGGATACAGTTTCTGGTTCCATATCATATATAATAGTATTGTCAGATACCTGAACTGCGTTATTGCTGTCTGTCATATCAAATACCTGCGGCGCGAAATTATTAAGCCCGTAAAGGTGGACATAACTATATTCGCCGCCTTTTATCTTGATGTTAGCGGTTGTCTTGTCATTCATGGATTTGTTAGTAACAACAAGTGTAACAACATCGGTGTTGTCACCGTAGGTTGAAGCATAGGCTGTAGATAAACCGGTGTTGTCAGATACGGTCTGTCTGAGTGTATCACCAAAACGACCACCGTTACCATCGAAATTTGTGAAAAGATCAATGGCAGCGCACTGATAATCTGCCTGCATGGCAAACAGAGTAGCAAGATATACATCGTTCTCCATGAAAGCGCCAAGAGCGTCAGCTTCGGCTATTGCACCGCATATATCGTAGCTTCCGCCGAAATCATATTCGGATATAGCTATCTTTGTTCCGGGATAGTATTTGTCTATGGACTGCTTGACATTAGGCAGCAGCGGCAGGAAAGTTCCGCCTGTATCGGTTATCCAGCTGTCCTCTTTGTAGGTATCATCCCACAGACTCCTTACCGAATCGAACCTGGCTTGTACACAGCCCTCGTCGGAATAATGCTTGCATGAGCGTTCTCCACAGGGCCCCTTTGCTTCGGTATAGTAATGTATATCCAGCGCATCCAGCAAACGTGTACCGGCTTCATCCTCTGCTTTTTTCATGCTGTCAAGATAGTAGTCGATGAACCAGCGGTAATCATCTCTCTCATTTTTTATATCTTTCCAGTCGGGCGCAGAG
Encoded proteins:
- a CDS encoding helix-turn-helix domain-containing protein codes for the protein MWYDTIKQTSVKEVLFVGINKELSQREFIQRETGETHSPYEKELEFYSAVAAGNIERVKDLYTPLAVEGYGKLSDDPVRNVKYHLTITIALIARFCIEKGLPTETSYTISDIFINRLDVATSVEQLEDIHREVFIEYAKRMQKINSGNAYSKHVLMCLDIIYDNIYNGIRVQEIADKLGLTPQYLSKLFKQEVGVTISEFIMSRRIQAAENMLKFSEYAPLDIGNFLNFSSHSHFIACFRKHTGLTPKQFRENYFRMSWEGKE
- a CDS encoding ABC transporter substrate-binding protein, whose protein sequence is MRKLKLTAAALLALALTIGVTACGSGNNGDSDKNGNNASSMPEKKLEEDQQDVVSRLADSMENVRELENNEIVWFSFYDINPTASADKDIGVDLALFQTKYNGKINYRQTTWETKFDDLANSIMAGNSPDFIGADDMDVFPKGAIKNMIEPIDDYINFDDPLWSQMKNANDQFMYKGKHYVAVSRVDPSYIWIYNKTVMEDNGYEDPAELYYKGEWNWDKLSEMCVDFTDAEADKWAMDGWYYENALTESSGKPLVGMENGNIVNNINTPELAKAQNMMYELQKNNVVYPKHLHEWKVRGDVFGTGIASGDTLFYPIGLWAIEDAPSVTAPYGDLAAGEVMFVPVPCAKDSDNMYVPSRIHGFCIAKGAKNPEGVAAWLDCTRYAEIDEEAHQITLDQYKKDYGWTDEMLQMRDEIYAKAAEHPVFEFAQGVSSDLSNLTDNIIKNSMNPAESHTWTSTVAENEKALDYLIKEAQEKTEE
- a CDS encoding NPXTG-anchored protein, with amino-acid sequence MKAKRIFAGFSAAFIAAAMTITVSATKLSDICAPSDTDAAKNDLWYGVGAMGFFMNNDGKWSWNQSEWFGIDAEGKISVEYKISPILADKTISNKGSLGEMGVMICNLDKAIKAAGLENDSTYPIELSVTEAKFVAEDGTETVFNDMMNITEMPRDAEGDIRFHIRPTDKVDKDTQEVLLTANPEVAGWDEEGAFNGGTLYFTIDFGAPDAAGDNKKVESKEDSKKESKAESKSSNTDSTSSASSAVSNTLNNSNTNTGSATGAVLGMMSVAAAGAIVAKKKH
- a CDS encoding glycoside hydrolase family 44 protein; translated protein: MIRIRKTAELAAAAAIIATCAVSAGADGNTVDIAVDLSGETKTISPYIYGINEELMGGDVMPTAIRAGGNRSSAYNWETNASNAGSDKEHTSDNYFQQTMEKELADVPGAMSIHLSRRCAEKNNAYPMTTLQLAGYVSADMDGIVSQSEKAPSNRWNKVELIKGSDFADTPDLTDGTVYMDEYVNYLVKNLGSAKNGGIRGYSMDNEPALWNSTHALMHPEKTTCAEIVDKNVTMAKAVKQIDPDAEIFGPALFGYSAFVDLCSAPDWKDIKNERDDYRWFIDYYLDSMKKAEDEAGTRLLDALDIHYYTEAKGPCGERSCKHYSDEGCVQARFDSVRSLWDDTYKEDSWITDTGGTFLPLLPNVKQSIDKYYPGTKIAISEYDFGGSYDICGAIAEADALGAFMENDVYLATLFAMQADYQCAAIDLFTNFDGNGGRFGDTLRQTVSDNTGLSTAYASTYGDNTDVVTLVVTNKSMNDKTTANIKIKGGEYSYVHLYGLNNFAPQVFDMTDSNNAVQVSDNTIIYDMEPETVSLLVIAKDKESIPKNNAADAKEQKSSETEGKKKNSSKRKTTAVSVGIAGAALLGAAFGVFRAKKKK